A single genomic interval of Spinacia oleracea cultivar Varoflay chromosome 6, BTI_SOV_V1, whole genome shotgun sequence harbors:
- the LOC110797838 gene encoding F-box/LRR-repeat protein At1g67190 — MENLPVEVVGNILSRLRAARDVVIASATCRKWRDAFRKHLHSLSFNSSDWPVYRDLLTSRLEILITQTIFQTTGLQGLTILMDDVDEFSASTVIAWLMYTRESLRRLYYNVRTSPNLNILDICGRHRLQMLALAHNTITGVEPNYQRFSCLTSLSLSYVSISALDLNLLLSACPKLETLSLINPEIAMSDAQVSVELTSPTLKSIYIEAISLDKFILEADSLENMHLKDCALDQFDLIGKGTLKRFQIDDVSVTHLDIGEIAENLEVIDVSNFTIIWPKFYHMISRSANLRVLRLWDVVFDDEDDIVDLETIAICFPYLSHLSLSNDLRDGLIHYGLEGSYELQSVVVLEVGWTVLSDVFSQWVEELLQRCPNLEKLIIHGTVSDVKTHEECQILAKFTSSIVRLMRQYLHVNVYFEYE; from the coding sequence ATGGAGAATCTACCTGTTGAAGTGGTTGGAAACATACTGTCCCGCCTCAGGGCTGCTAGGGATGTGGTGATTGCATCTGCAACATGCCGGAAATGGAGAGACGCTTTTCGAAAGCACCTCCATTCTCTATCATTCAATTCCAGTGATTGGCCTGTTTATCGTGATTTGTTGACTAGCCGATTAGAGATTTTAATTACACAGACCATTTTCCAAACTACTGGGTTGCAAGGTCTTACAATCCTGATGGATGATGTTGATGAGTTTTCGGCTTCTACAGTTATTGCTTGGCTTATGTATACCAGGGAAAGCCTGAGAAGATTGTATTACAATGTCAGGACCAGCCCAAATCTTAACATTCTTGATATTTGTGGGAGACATAGGCTACAGATGTTAGCTTTGGCTCACAATACGATCACAGGAGTTGAACCTAATTATCAAAGGTTTTCTTGCCTCACATCACTTTCCCTGAGTTATGTTAGCATTTCTGCGTTGGATTTGAACCTTCTCCTATCCGCTTGcccaaaacttgagactttatctCTTATTAATCCTGAGATTGCAATGTCAGATGCCCAAGTTAGTGTAGAATTGACCAGTCCTACGCTAAAGAGCATATATATTGAAGCTATTAGTTTGGACAAGTTCATTTTGGAGGCTGACTCTCTTGAGAATATGCATCTGAAAGATTGTGCCCTCGATCAATTCGACCTTATAGGGAAGGGTACCTTGAAGCGTTTTCAAATTGATGATGTTAGTGTGACACATCTTGACATCGGTGAAATAGCTGAAAATCTTGAAGTTATCGATGTCAGCAACTTCACAATCATTTGGCCAAAATTCTATCATATGATCTCTAGGTCAGCAAATTTGAGAGTTCTCCGGCTTTGGGATGTGGTGTTTGATGATGAGGATGATATTGTTGATTTGGAAACTATTGCTATTTGCTTCCCATATCTAAGCCATCTTTCATTAAGTAATGACTTAAGGGATGGTTTGATTCACTATGGTCTAGAGGGCTCTTATGAACTGCAGAGTGTTGTTGTACTGGAAGTTGGTTGGACTGTTCTCAGTGATGTGTTTTCCCAGTGGGTTGAAGAGCTTTTGCAGAGATGTCCCAACCTTGAAAAGTTGATCATCCATGGGACTGTTTCCGATGTAAAAACACATGAAGAATGCCAAATATTAGCCAAATTTACTTCCTCCATTGTTCGGCTAATGAGGCAGTATCTGCACGTAAATGTGTATTTTGAATATGAGTAG